GCTCGCGGGTGGCCGACGACCGGTATGGTGGGATTTGGGGAAGTGGTGTTATCTGTAGAATTGAATCGACCGTCGCGGTCCGCAAGGCGATGATTTTCACTACCGCCAAAACAATCGATAATTTCGGATGAAGTCAATCAACCGTTAAAGTTTCGCAGCGGGGGGGCGCGGCTGTCAGCTAGCGTTGTTGTCCGCGGGGGTCCGCACCGCATCGGGCCATCAAATTGATTCTCAGCGGGTTGCGTGTCTAATTCTTGGCTTCGCGGGATCGTGAAGATCCGTAGGCTGCTGAGAACGCCACAATACCCAGGAGAGTCCAGATGGCGACTGTGGTCGGTTCTGGCACAACGCCCACGCTGAAGGAAAGATCGCTCACGGCAAATCCTTCCCAGTCCATTCCGCCTGACTCTTCCGGAATGTAGATCGAAATTCCGGAGATAAGATTCGCTCCGGTGTTTTCACCCACACTGTACTGATGCGTACCGGGTGAGAGATTGTTCATGCGTTCGACTGTCGATCCGTCGGCCGCGTAAGCTTCTATGACCGTGGGTGTGTTAACATCAAGGTCACCGAGATAAAAACAAACATGGCTGACCGGTTTGTCGAATAGGATCGCCAATGGAGTCGTGAAGTATTTCCCTTCGACTGAACCGCCTACGACGATATTGGTCGGCAGCGAGAGATCGAAGAGTGTTTCGACATTCGGTGCATTGGCTGCGAGTTGTAAGGGCCCCGTAGGGATGTTGTTGTTGAGTGTGTTGTTTGTGCTGCCAACCGTTTGTCCTGCGAGCACGCTTCCCATACTCACCGTGACGCTCTCGTAGATCGGCGCGCCGGATACCGTGTATTGAGGATTGATAACGCCGATTTTGTCGAAAACGACGTCTGTATACTGGTCGCAATCGCCCAGTGAACCAGTGGAGACTGCGGACCAAGCTGGAAGGTTAATGAGCAGGAGTGCGAGGATGGCAGCGAGTGGTAAACGATATTTCATCGAGAGGGTTCCCGACAGGCTTAGGATATTGATCAACGTCGACTTCGAACCCCATAGTAAATCCAAACATTGGGATCGCAATCCTAAAAACGTGCATTGTTGTACCGTGTACGTATCTTGAATCACTGCTTGTCAACGGTTCGTAGCGTTGTATCAAGATGGTTTGACAGACAAGTGATTTTGATGTCGGTTCACAGTCTGAATTCGGTGGTTAGTTCAATGTTCGAGCTGCAGCATGGCGTTCCCCCTCACTGCGTTCCCCCTCACTGCGTTCCACCTGTTGTCGAATGGACCAGAGTCGATCTCGGCAGGAGACAAACGCATTCATGATCCGCGGATCAAAATGTTTTCCTTTTTCCTGCAACATCATTTTGAGACATGCGTCGGGCATGAAAGCAGATTTGTAGGGTCGACTGCTACTCAGAGCATCGAATACATCGGCTACCGCGGTGATTCGAGCTTCGATAGGAATGGCTTCGCCTGCGAGTCCTCTTGGGTATCCCGTTCCATCCCATCGCTCGTGATGACAGAGAGCTATTTGAGCGGCAATTCTCAACAGGGTTGTGTCCGGCGAGTTTCGATTCGCTGCGACAGTTCGGTAATGACCGAGAGTTCGCCATTTTGAATCCATCGCAGAGTGAATGATATCCCTTCCGAATTCACAATGACGCATCATGTGTAAATACTCCTTCTCCGTGAGTTCGCTCGGCTTCAGGAGAATGAGATCTGGAATTTGGATTTTACCCACATCGTGCAGGAGGGCGGCTTGTTCGAGCAGTTGAACTTGATTCGGATCGAAGCCGAGTTGTTCACTGATTGCTCCCACATATAGACCAACTCGGAGTAGGTGGAGATGCGATTCGGCGTTTGAATGTTCTCCTGCTCGGGCAAGACAAAATAATAGATCCTGTCGGGATGCCATTAAATGTTCGATTTGATCCTGGGTAATTGAATCGGATGGCGTGGAAGCCAAGGTCCTGCTCCATCGCAAGCGAGGGTTCGAGATCGCCTGGACTCGAGCGATGAGGTCGATGTCATGAAACGGGCGGTCGATGAAGTGATTGAATCCCAGTCGAAGAGCTTGTTGTTTCGAGTCCGTGTCGAGCGAGTCGAAGACCAAGAGCACGGGAAGTTCATGCGGGCAGATGTCATCAAGGAAAGCAAGTTCTTCGGAAGTTTCTTTCGCTTGTCTCACATTCAAGATAAGTAAATCAGGGGTTTCGTCCTCGGACGGTATTTCAATAGCGGATGGCTCGCTCAACTTTCGCAGCGTTGCAACCGATCTTACAGCGCCGAGGATTTGGAGGATTCGGTCCTCTTCCCCGTGGTCAAAACCGAGCAATATCAGGGACTTCAACGGAAGTTCGGTGGTCGAACTTTCGCGTGATTCCTCGGCTTGATAGTCGACCGATTCTTTTACGGACTTAGAAGGCATCTCGAAACTCGAGAGTGATCAGGGAAATGGGGAATGGCTGTATGAAGCTGAGGCTCGTTTGCCCTCTTTCGATGGTATTCATTTTTTCGGGACAAACTTTAGGCCGGAAGCAATAATTTCGGACGGATACGACAGACGTGTCGATTGTGCGGCCTCCGGGAGTGGGTTGCCGTTTGGTTGTCAATTAAGTTCAGGATCCATGATCTGAGTGGGATGCTATTTCAAACGACAGAGTGTACGGGCAAACTGCCGATAATCCTTGGGCCCGGATGACGACTTGCCTCTCGTTTTATCTCAGGATAAGGCGGAACAATACTTGTCAGGTTAAGGCTAGTTTACTTTGCTTTTCAGCCGAGGCGGAACTGTGACGGCTTCTTCGATGCAGTCGTTACGATCCGCACCGTCCTTGAGGTCAGTCGCTGTCAAAAGGCTACATGACCTAAGTTTTTTAGTGCTTTGTCGTTGTTTCCAACGCGTGAATCGTTGATCTCTGTCGCTGTTGTCAGGTGCCGGCCTTATGTTGATTCGCTTTGTACTTCCCTCTTTGCTTCTCGTTGTTGCTTTTTCCGTTGAAGGGAAAGGCCAGTCCGAGGCGGATGCCTTTACCGAACCCTTTCAGGAACTCGAATTGGCTGTGAGCGATGCAGGCGTGCTTACGGAGGTGAATGTGTGCGCCGGTGAGCCCGTCAAGGCGGGGCAAGTTCTAGCGAAATTGGATAGCAGTGTATTGGCCGCATCCTTGGAGATCTCGCAAGCAAAATCCAGGTTCG
The DNA window shown above is from Pirellulaceae bacterium and carries:
- a CDS encoding HD domain-containing protein gives rise to the protein MPSKSVKESVDYQAEESRESSTTELPLKSLILLGFDHGEEDRILQILGAVRSVATLRKLSEPSAIEIPSEDETPDLLILNVRQAKETSEELAFLDDICPHELPVLLVFDSLDTDSKQQALRLGFNHFIDRPFHDIDLIARVQAISNPRLRWSRTLASTPSDSITQDQIEHLMASRQDLLFCLARAGEHSNAESHLHLLRVGLYVGAISEQLGFDPNQVQLLEQAALLHDVGKIQIPDLILLKPSELTEKEYLHMMRHCEFGRDIIHSAMDSKWRTLGHYRTVAANRNSPDTTLLRIAAQIALCHHERWDGTGYPRGLAGEAIPIEARITAVADVFDALSSSRPYKSAFMPDACLKMMLQEKGKHFDPRIMNAFVSCRDRLWSIRQQVERSEGERSEGERHAAARTLN